The Desulfovibrio aminophilus genomic sequence CCAGTTTGTCGGCCAGCGTGTTCTTGTCGTTCAACTCGTGCTCCATCTTCTTCAGCGTGTAGGCCAGATCCACCCGCTCGATGTTCATCCAGACCGAGGCCAGGCCGAGGGCCAGGGCCAGGGCCAGGAGCGGGACCATGACCCAGAATCCGCCGCGCGCCGCGCTCACGGGCGGCCTCCTTCCAGCGGCAGGCGCTCCGCCACCCGCAGCTTGGCGCTGCGGCTGCGCGGATTGACGTCCATCTCCCGCTGCTCCGGCGTCACCGGCTTCTTGGTCAGGATCTTCATGGTCGGCTTCCGTCCGCAGGTGCACAGCGGCTGCCGGGGCGGGCAGACGCAACCCTTTTCGTGTCCCCGGAAGGCCAGCTTGACCATGCGGTCCTCCAGGGAGTGGAAGGAGATGACCGCCACGCGCGCGCCCGGGGCGAGCCGCTCCGGGATGCGCTCCAGAAATTCGCCCAGCTCGTCCAGCTCGCGGTTCACGGCCAGGCGCAGGGCCTGGAACGTCTTGGTGGCCGGGTGGTTGCGGGCCTGCCGCCGCCGGTCCGGGGGGTAGGCGCGGGACACGATCTCGGCCAGCCGGGCGGTGGAGTCGATCTCCTCCCGCTCCCGCTCGCGCACGATGGCCCGCGCGATGCGTCCGGCCATGGGCTCTTCGCCGTATTCGCCGATGATCCGCCGCAATTCCTCGAACCCCGCCTTGTTCACCAGGACGCGGGCGGGCTTGAAGCCCGATCCCTGGTCCATGCGCATGTCCAACGGCCCGTCGGCCAGGAAGCTGAAGCCGCGCTCCGGAGTG encodes the following:
- the rsmH gene encoding 16S rRNA (cytosine(1402)-N(4))-methyltransferase RsmH gives rise to the protein MPVSSCPSNGAGPAVGGASGAHVTVLLRETVEWLAPRRGGRYLDGTLGLGGHSEGILRAADGEAEVLGLDRDRQAMSLAEERLKPFGGRVHLDNTSFSGFEAALDRLGWDRVDGAVLDLGVSSLQLDTPERGFSFLADGPLDMRMDQGSGFKPARVLVNKAGFEELRRIIGEYGEEPMAGRIARAIVREREREEIDSTARLAEIVSRAYPPDRRRQARNHPATKTFQALRLAVNRELDELGEFLERIPERLAPGARVAVISFHSLEDRMVKLAFRGHEKGCVCPPRQPLCTCGRKPTMKILTKKPVTPEQREMDVNPRSRSAKLRVAERLPLEGGRP